One genomic segment of Hordeum vulgare subsp. vulgare chromosome 2H, MorexV3_pseudomolecules_assembly, whole genome shotgun sequence includes these proteins:
- the LOC123427507 gene encoding protein ROLLING AND ERECT LEAF 2-like, with the protein MGCKGSKLDSQEAVALCRGRADLIAAAVRHRYALADAHAALAGSYDSLAAPLHLLLQLQAAPPRLSLPSGRKGGRRGGGLPLPDPDRHHSSHVDFEPTSSSGSDSASSSPPGSPPRRIPEQLLPQPAYYGYAPQPAFAYPPPPQSTLQFYYARSRPPPASVAVAQSAPVSERARYGAFDAATGGGYTQYYAYGGEPAAAVQPPPPPPQRAAAPAPLPPPRESSSWDFLNVFENYGDSYDSCYYYNPTTTTTAATAAAAAAYTPSRSSREVREEEGIPELEEEGIPELEEDDEETVVVKEMASEYSTVGSRRGMFGAVNNIPEVDNRRNAQRRRPAYRNVAPLTREPPAQGVVGNAVDAATAVKTQLVRVAEAARELAPLLEVGRPSYQGRHSVYHAASSRMMSAISVPHLGCKDEDMLGMVVGEEGKVVGSWSLSLTLEKLYFWERKLYGEVKAEEKMRLRLAKNSKRLKLLDQRGAEAHKVDATRNLLRKLSTKIRIAVRVIAKVSRKINKVRDEELVPQVNTLIQGFAKMWQDKLHSYQIQLQVISEAKNMALVISGGNVRDLATELELELIKWIINFSSWVSAHRNFVKSLNGWLALCLNYEPQEAPTYSPGRIGAPVIFVICNKWSQAMDRISEKDVINTMQALVSSVRHLWEQQNLDQSERIVAVREREKWIKMLERKAVEINKDADELNRKLALVPGQQQSFQRCPTIRTYEAHCIEASSVHVNLRLVLEALESFASSSLEAFQEIPRLDEEVTRSSRGSSRVRTVTH; encoded by the exons ATGGGGTGCAAGGGCTCCAAGCTCGACAGCCAGGAGGCGGTGGCGCTCTGCCGCGGCCGCGCCGACCTCATCGCCGCCGCCGTGCGCCACCGCTACGCGCTCGCCGACGCGCACGCGGCGCTCGCGGGATCCTACGACTCGCTCGCCGCTCCGCTGCAcctcctcctccagctccaggccgCGCCGCCGCGCCTCTCGCTGCCCTCGGGCCGCAAGGGCGGCCGTCGTGGCGGCGGCCTGCCGCTCCCGGACCCGGACCGCCATCATTCCTCGCATGTCGACTTCGAGCCCACGTCGTCCTCCGGATCCGACTCGGCCTCCTCATCGCCCCCCGGATCGCCTCCCCGCCGCATCCCCGAGCAGCTTCTCCCGCAGCCGGCTTACTACGGGTACGCGCCCCAGCCCGCGTTCGCctacccgccgccgccgcagagCACGCTGCAGTTCTACTACGCGCGCAGCCGCCCGCCCCCGGCCTCGGTCGCCGTCGCGCAGAGCGCGCCGGTGTCGGAGCGCGCGCGCTACGGCGCTTTCGACGCGGCAACTGGCGGCGGCTACACGCAGTATTACGCCTACGGTGGTGAGCCGGCCGCGGCTGtgcagccgccgcccccgccgccgcagaGGGCAGCGGCTCCGGCTCCACTTCCGCCGCCCCGGGAGAGCTCGTCGTGGGACTTCCTAAACGTGTTCGAGAACTACGGCGACTCGTACGACAGCTGCTACTACTAcaaccccaccaccaccaccaccgcggctaccgccgccgccgccgccgcgtacACGCCGAGCCGCAGTTCACGCGAGGTGCGGGAGGAGGAGGGCATTCCGGAGCTGGAGGAGGAGGGCATTCCGGagctggaggaggacgacgaggagaccGTCGTAGTGAAGGAGATGGCGAGCGAGTACTCCACGGTTGGAAGCCGTCGCGGCATGTTCGGTGCCGTCAACAACATCCCGGAGGTTGACAACCGGAGGAATGCACAACGGAGGCGACCAGCATACCGTAATGTGGCCCCGCTGACACGAGAACCGCCGGCGCAGGGGGTTGTCGGCAATGCGGTGGATGCTGCCACCGCGGTTAAGACGCAGCTTGTTCGGGTGGCCGAGGCGGCAAGGGAGCTCGCGCCGCTGCTCGAGGTCGGGAGGCCGAGCTACCAAGGACGCCACTCCGTTTACCACG CTGCATCATCGCGGATGATGTCTGCAATCTCTGTGCCGCATCTGGGGTGCAAAGACGAGGACATGTTGGGCATGGTAGTTGGCGAAGAAGGGAAGGTGGTGGGCTCCTGGAGCTTATCCTTGACACTAGAGAAGCTATACTTCTGGGAGAGGAAGCTGTATGGTGAGGTCAAG GCTGAAGAGAAAATGCGTTTACGTCTTGCCAAAAACTCCAAGAGATTAAAGCTTCTAGATCAAAGGGGTGCTGAAGCTCATAAGGTTGACGCAACTCGAAATTTGCTCAGGAAGCTGTCAACAAAGATAAGAATAGCTGTTCGTGTCATTGCCAAGGTTTCAAGAAAAATTAACAAAGTAAGGGATGAGGAACTAGTGCCACAAGTCAATACCTTGATCCAAGG GTTTGCAAAAATGTGGCAAGACAAGCTACACTCCTACCAGATTCAGTTGCAAGTGATATCAGAAGCCAAGAACATGGCTTTGGTCATATCAGGCGGAAACGTCCGTGATTTGGCAACGGAACTGGAACTAGAACTGATTAAATGGATCATCAATTTTTCCTCTTGGGTGAGCGCGCACCGGAACTTTGTAAAGTCACTGAACGGATGGCTAGCACTCTGCCTCAACTACGAGCCTCAGGAGGCGCCCACTTACTCGCCCGGGAGAATAGGCGCTCCAGTGATTTTCGTCATCTGCAACAAATGGTCCCAAGCCATGGACAGGATCTCCGAGAAGGATGTGATCAACACAATGCAAGCCCTTGTGTCAAGCGTGCGCCATCTGTGGGAGCAGCAAAACCTGGATCAAAGCGAGAGAATCGTCGCGGTTCGAGAGAGGGAGAAGTGGATCAAGATGTTGGAGAGGAAGGCGGTGGAGATCAACAAGGATGCCGACGAGCTGAACAGGAAGCTGGCCTTGGTGCCGGGCCAGCAGCAGAGCTTTCAGCGGTGCCCGACGATACGAACGTACGAGGCGCATTGCATCGAAGCGAGCAGCGTGCACGTGAACCTGAGGCTGGTGCTTGAGGCCCTGGAGAGCTTTGCTTCCAGTTCCCTGGAAGCTTTCCAGGAGATACCGAGGCTAGATGAAGAGGTGACAAGATCGTCAAGAGGGAGCTCGAGGGTACGAACGGTGACTCACTAA